The genome window GGGTACCCCTCCCAGCTCCTCAGGCCTGACGTCCACCCTTCTTACAGCTGGCACCCAGGCCAAGCATGGCGACGCCAGACAGACGGTCTCTGCAGCGGACACCTCGTGTGGGCCAGACAAGATGCCGAGATGGCCCTGCCCCTGCAGGCCACCAGGCCCCACAGTCACCACAGAGACAGGAGCCAGCCACAAGCAGAAGCCCAAGTCCAGGGCCCCTCCCCAGGCAGGGCCGGCCTGCCCCCGTGCCAGTCCAAGGGCTAGGACCACGGGCCTCCCCAAGGTCCCGAAGAGGGGTGGGGGCTGTGTCTGCTCAGAGATGCCCCTGCCCTGGTGCCCCCACACCTGTGGCCCGCAGCCACACCGGCTTCACCCACTGCTGCTGGGGACCACCCACCCAGACCCATGTCGGCACAAAGAGAGGCAAGGGGCCAAGGACTGCGGGTGTTTGGTGGGGCCGCCCCCGAGTGCCAGGGCCTCCCCAGGGATAGGGGCACCATCCCCAGGGAAAATGTTCTCCTGGGGGGACCACACACAGCCACGCCCTGGGAGGAGGAGCGAGCAGGAGGCCATGCACTGGGAGTGGGGTCTGGGGCCACTTAGGGCAGAGGACAGCAGAGCCAGGGTCTAAAGGGCACAGAGAGGGGACAGTCTGAGGGTGCTACCCTCATGGGCAGCCCAGTGGGCAAGCCCCTGCCAACCCTGGAACGCGGGCCCAGTCTCACCCCCCTGCCTGACATGGGTCACCCATGATGTCATGATGGACATTGTGACCTCTGTCCCCCTGGGCGCATCCCTGCACCCTGTCTGCCCCCAGCTCCAGCCTCACACCCAGGCTCTTACGTGCATGGAGCCCCTGTACTGTTGGTAAGGAGGGACCTTGTGCACTCCAAGGCTGGCCCTGGATGGTGGTGACCGTCCCCTCTAGGAGGGGTGATAGGCCTGAGCCCAGGCTGAGATGGGCCGAGACAGGCTGGCAGCGCTGCCCAGGGACTGCTGTAAATGGGTGGGATGATGCTGGCTGTGCCCGCCATCCTCTTTGGTCCCACCCCATTCACAGGCTGGGCCCGTGAGAGATCAATGGGGAGCAGCCCAGAGGAGGGGCACCTGCATCGGCTAAGCCAGCTGGACCAAGATGCAGGTGGGCTCTGGGCAGGGGCCAGGAGTGGGGGAAAGCCCCTGGCCGGACCACAGCCTCTTACCACCCACATGCCCATAGACCTCCTGGATGATGCTGCcacagccaggccccaggccGTCCTCCCGGAGAGCCGGCTGCTGGAGGGGGAGAAGCCGCCATGCAGCACTGGGCAGGGCCCCTTCTTCTACATCGGAGGCACCAACGGGGCCTCCATGTGAGTGGTGGGGCCTCGGCTCCTCCCCTAGTGAGCTCCCCTCCCCCGCAGGGCCCCAGGCGCCAGGGCCACTGCTGCCTGCCCCCTGCAGAATCAGCTCCTACTGCAAGAGCAAGGGCTGGCAGCGCCTCCAGGACAGCCGGCGGGAGGATTACATGCTCAAGTGGTGCGAGGTCAAGTGCCGCGACAGCTACCACAGCTTCCGGGAAGGTGGGCATCCAGGCAGAGCAGAGCCCACGGCCCTCCTGCTGGAACTGCAGGCCACGCGGGCAGCGGTGCTGGCCTGGGCGGCCACGGCCCTAGGAAATCGTGGCCCTGGTTGCCGTGACCCTGGTGGCCACCCGCATGTCCAGGAATTTGTCACACCAGGTGAACAGCTGCTGTACCAGCTCCCCAACAACAAAGTCCTCACCACCAAGATTGGGCTGCTCAGCGCCCTGCGGGAATACTCGAGGATCATGAACAAGACCAACAAGACAGCTCTGTGTGCCCAGGCCAGGTACGCCACCCTGGCCCCCTGGGCACCCACCACCAGCCCACCCAGCCCGCAAACCCCGCCCATGCCCTCCACTCAGCAGCACACCACCCATCTGATGTGGCGACTCTATTCCTGACCTCCCTCCCTGGGATCCGTCCACTCACCACATCCACCCCCACCCGTCTTCCCACTGACCTTCCACAAACCCTCCTAAACACCTGCCACCACACTGTTCACTCACCCCATGGGCCACCCACTGGTGTCTCCGTTTGGCCATCCACTGGTCACCATGCCCACACCATCCAGCCACCCGCACCTGTTTCCACAGACCATCCTGAGCCATGCAGGATCTCAGTCACCACTTCCACCCAAAGTCACCCACCCCACACCTGCCCATCTACCTCAAAgaccccacccacctcccacctctcCAGATGCTCCCATCCACTCTCCACACACAGATGAGTGGCCACTCGGGCCAGACCCTGTGTCCCCTGGGGTACAGATCTAGAAAGGATGCAGCGCCTGCCCTCGAGGAACTCACGTGGGCCATCCCGGGGTGCCTTGGGCAGCAGGGGtaggtgcactcagcccagctggGAGGTGCCCTTCTGCCCTAAACCAAAGGGCATCCCAAACTGGAGGCGCTCAGGGATGCACGCTGACCATTCGCTGCCTGCTGAGCCCTGTCCCGCCTGGGGAAGCAGCTCTGCAATGACCCCTCACAAACGCCAAGACAGGGCAGGGGGAGAGGCCAAGAGGCGGGGGAGCAGCCTGAGCCTGCAGAGAAGCTAGGTGGGGACCCACAAAGGACGGCCCCCTCAAGGGAAGGGGAGGGTCAAGGGCTCTGCAGGGACAGCAGAGAGtggcctcccagcccagcccggGACACGCCCTGCAGCCCGCCCCGTGTCCTCCCCACCAACCTGCTTCCCCAGGGTCctaaaaatggaagaatttttCCCGGAGACCTACCGTCTGGACATCAGGGACGAGAGAGAGGCTTTCTTCGCCCTCTTCGACGGTGAGAGGACCCTAGACTCTAGGCCCGCTACGGGGAGACAGGTTCGGGGCGGGACCGAGCGGGGGCGTGGCcagggaaggagggtggagcCGGGGTGACGAGGTCcgggctggggctgaggctgcGGACGGAGGGTCTTGGCTACAGACAGTGGAGGCTGGAGCCTGGCAGAACCGCGGGTCAAAGCTGGGAGGGCGATGAGGCCGTGTCTATGCGAGGGAAGGGCTGAGATGGGCGTGATCGCGGCCTGCCTGGGCGTGGCCATGCGTGGGGGCGGGGCTTGgctgcggggcggggcggggcggggcggggccaaacccgggggcggggcgggaaGGGACCGCGCGGGCCGCCAGTGGCTCAGGAGGTTTTTCTTTAGAAACCCAGATATGGATCTGCAAGCCCACTGCCTCTAACCAGGGCAAAGGCATCTTTCTGCTCAGGAACCAAGAGGAAGTCGCCGCCCTCCAGGCCAAGATCCAGAGCATCGACCACGACCCCATCTACCGCAAGATGCCATTACGGGCGCCGCAGCCGCGCGTGGTGCAAAGGTGCGGGGCGTGGGCCCCACGTGGGGTTGGTCAAGGAGGGGCTGGCACTGGGCCCGCTGGTGCCTGTGGGGGCTCACGGGGGTCGCAGGGCCCACAGAGTCCTTGGCCAAGGAAGGCTGTAGTGCCCGCCGCTGGACCCCTGAGGAGCCCGCAGAGATGGGGGTCTCACCGCCGATTAGGGTCCCAGAGGAGACAGCCACACGGACAGAGGTTCATGGACGTCGGGGCGGGGCAGGGAGGGCTTGGCCCATTTGTCGCgcagcctgggccctgccctctgTCCTGCAGGAGAGCCAGCCAGGGCAGGAACCCTTACAGCCAGGCTTTGCCCCATCCCCTGCCCAGCCGGCTACAGCCTTCAGGCCTGCGACCAGGCCGACCGCCCCTCCCTTGATCCTTCCGCCGCTGGGCGAGCTGTAGACAGGGCCTTGGGCCAGGGGATGCAGTCTCGGCTCCGAAAGTTCCCTTTGGACCTCCCCATCTGCCGTGTGGCCCACGCTCCTGCCACAGCTGCGGTCTACTGCTCTTCCCCCCCAGTCAGCAGTCCCAAGCTGCCACTCCCAGCTTCTGGGTCTTTAACGTACAGCTCCCCCCACCTGGGATGTCCCTTCCCTGCATCTCTCCAAAGCCACCTGCCCTTAAGGTCCAATGTcagcctcctccaggcagccctccCTGCTCACAGGGGCCAATCTGCTTCTGCCCTCCAGGTTCCCAGTAAGAGCTGCACTCTGGGGCACCCCTGACACCAGCAGAAGGCAGGGACTCCTTCCTGATTCCTGAGCTGTTCAGGCTCAGAAGTGTCCCCTTACCAGTGGATACTGTACTCAGCCAGGCGGGGGTGCTGAGCAACTGGCCCACACCCAGGTCCACATCCATCAAATTCAGGAAGCCCTGTGCCAATCCCTGTGTGCCCCCCAGGTACATCCAGAACCCACTGCTGCTGGATGGGAAGAAGTTCGACGTGCGCTCCTACCTACTCATCGCCTGCGCCACCCCATACATGGTCTTCTTTGGCCATGGCTATGCCCGCCTTACCCTCAGCCTTTACAACCCCCATTCTAGTGACCTCAGTGGCCACCTGACCAACCAGGTAAGGACCCCACAATTGAGGGCCCTCCCTGCAGCCTCAGGACAAGACCACTGCTCGTGAATGCAGAGTTCCACTGTAGATATGGCCCAGGTCCAAAGGCGGCCAGGGCTGCCCTGCCTAAGTCAGCACTGTGGCAGGACACCCTGGGGAATGATctccctgcaccccagccccaggcttACCCCCTGTGGGTGGGGATGAGGCACATGTAGGCggaggggcccagggcaggggtcTCTGTGACAAGCTCAGCGAGAGATCCCGTGGGCAGAAGTTCTCAGTGGAAGGTTCTTCCCAGGGGGCCCTCTGTGAACATCCATGAGGGACTCCATGGCCAGAGGGTCTGGGTGGAAGGCCTTGTGGGGGCCTGCGGCAGACACTGTCCCTGCACAGAGTCCTGGGAGGCAGGGCCTCTGAGTGCTCAGGGCGATGGTCTCCGGGCACTGCACTGCCCCCACCCAGTTCATGCAGAAGAAGAGCCCCCTCTACGTGCTGCTCAAGGACGACACGGTGTGGAGCATGGATCATCTCAACCGCTACATCAATGACAAGTTCAGGAAGACCAAGGGGCTCCCCAGAGACTGGGTCTTCACCACCTTCACGGTCCGTGTGCTCCCCCACTcaacctgggggtgggggccaggccAACGAGCGTCTGAACTAGAGCTCGTCTGCCTGTTTTCCTGTTGGTGGAAGCCAGCTGCGTgggtgtctccttacttattacTCCCGGGATAATTCACACAACCTAAAATTCACTATTTAAAGTAGGTTCAGTGCTTTTTAGTCTATTCAGAGGTGTGTGAAAtctccccagaaagaaaccctgtcCCCATTTCCCTCCGCCTGGCTGCCGGCAACCACTCATCTACCTTCTAGCCTGGTGGGTCTCCCAATTCTGGGTATTTCCTACATAATATGTGGCCTTTCCTGGCTTCTTTCCCCTGAGCATAGCGCTTTCAAGATTCATCTATGCTGTAGCACATGTcagtcttcattcctttttatgcctGAACAATATTTCATTGTAGGGATGTATAACTTGTCTTGATGAACATtcgtcagttgatggacatttgggttgtttccaccttctgtttttgaataatgttgctatgaatattcatgtacaaaatTTTGCATGAAtacagttctcttgggtatatacttaggaatggaattttcaggtcatatggtaactcttaTATTCAACTTTTTGAGAACTTCCATTCTTTTCCATAGTTGCTGCTGTATTAcacattcctgccagcaatgtatgaaggttccaatttctccatatccttgccagcctgttatttttctttttttaacacagCCATCcagtgggtgtgaaatggtatcttgttgtggttttgattttcatttccccaatTACTAACagtattgagcatcttttcatgtgtttattgactATTTgtatatctattcagatccttaaTCTATTCTTTCTTGTTAGGgtgtgagagctctttatatattctgaatactagACCCTTCTCAGATAagtgatttgcatatattttctcctgttctgtgaattatttttcactttcttaataatgtccctttttgcacggaagttttagattttgattaagtccaatttatctattttttctttgcttatccATGCTtctgatgtcatatctaagaatccattgccaaatctAGGGTCATAAAGATTtgtgcctatattttcttctgtaagtTTTGTAGTATTAGCTTTCAGTTAGGTCATTAAATCATTGAGTtactttttatatatggtgtgaagTAAGGGTCCATCCTTTTTCAGATGGCTACCCATTTGTTTTAGAGACTGTTCTTGGCACATAGTTGAAAATCGATTGACCAGATACGTATAAGTTTACTTCTGTCAATTCTATTCCATAAGTATGTCAATCTATCCTGATTCAAGGTCCACACTGTTCTGACTGCTGTAGCTTCAttcattctattgatgtgtgGTGTTAAAGATTGATTTCCTTGTGTTGAATCACTCATATTTCTGGGCTAAATCCCACTCAGACATGATATATTATCCTTTAAGTATGCTGCTAGATGTGGTTTGCTCTACTCCATTGAGtacttttgtgactttctttttttcttttttcattactaACTTACCTTGTTCAGGTTACTCagattttcaatttcttcatggATCAGGCTTATTCATTTgtctaagaatttgttcatttcttttgtcaTCTTATTTGTTTGCAATATAACcattcatagtattctataaacAACTACAATCCTTTCTATAATCATTTGCACTTCTATGtaaggtttttctttcttgacttcagtaatttgagtcttctttttttgtggtcaAATAGCTAagggtttgtcagttttgttgatcttttcaataaaccagcttttggtttcatttattttctctgttgttttctattccatttatattCACTCTaatctgtattatttccttctgtttgctttgcatttagttttctcttctttttatagtttcttaaGGCTGAAGTTTATAGACTTGGTCTGAGATCTCTCTTCTGGTTAAATAGGTGTTTATAGCCATAAAGTTCCCTCTGAACACTGATTTTATTGCATCCGTATGATTTTGTgtgttctattttcattttcacttgttGCCTAAGAGTATATTGCTCAATTTCCACATACTTGTGACCTATccaattttcctctttttattttttaattcattccatTGTGGGCaaagaacatattttgtatgattttagccctttaaaatttattcttttaactgaagtagttgatatacaaagccctttaaaaattattgaaactcGTTTTATGTCTTAACACATTGTCTGGAACACCTATGAGCTTGCAGATGTGGTACTGAGGGGCCACGTGTATAAGGCTCAAGTTCAGGAGAGAGGTCAGGGCCAGGCATTAAAATGAGAAGCCAGAGACTTTCATCAGCAGTGGATGAGAGcgcattccatgtgcacttgaggagaatgtttTCCTCTGTTGGGTGCACTGTTCTGTCAATGTCTGTGAAGTGGTGTTGGTTAACAGTGCCAAATCTTCTATTTACTTGTCGGTCTACCTAGGTGTTCTACCAATCATTGAAAGAGGGGTATTGAAGTCTCCAGCTGTTATTATTGAACtgactatttctcccttcagttctgttagtttttgcttcatgtagcTTGAGGTTCTGCTGTTGGTCCTTGTTTATAATTACTACATCTTTTTGATTTATGATTATAAAATGTCCTCTCCTTTTTTCCAGTGACAATTTTTGTcttaaattctattttctctgatattactATAGCCACtcctgctctcttttggttactgttTGCATGATAAATTTTTTTCCATCCTGTTATTACTTTCAACCCATCtgtgtctttgaatctaaagtgTCTTATATATAGCTTATAAAGgattttttaatgcattctgcccatttctgtcttttaattggaaaGCTTAATCCACTTACATTTAATATATTACTCATAAGGTAGGACATACCTCTGCTCTTTGGGTATTTTCCTATGTCTTATATCTTTTTGTTTCTCAATTCCTTCATTATTGCCTCCTTTTAGATGTTTCCTAGTGTATCATGTCTAGCGtcatttgtttttccatatatttttcagttattttcttagtTGTTGCCCTGAGGATTACCGTTAACACCTTAATTTATAACAATTTAGTTTGGATTAATAGCAAGTtaatttcaatataaaatttttttctatatagttCTGTCCTTCCCTTTATGCTGTAATTGCTCCAAATTATAGCTCTATACATTGTGTGCCCATCaacatagatttataattattgcttcaTGCAGTTGTCTTTTacatcagataaaataaaaaagtgatcaccaaaaaatacatttatactgtCTTTTCTATTTAACTATGTAGTTGCATTTATGggtgctctttatttcttcatgtgaatTCAACTTATTGTCTAGTAGCCTTTCAGCACAGTCCTACAACTGAAAATCTGtagtttttgaatctgagaatgtcttaatttttcctttattcttgagGAATGATTTTACTGGATATTGACTTCTTGGTTGacagatctttttttctttcagcatttgacTATGTCACCCTATTGACTCTGGACCCCATTGTTTCTGAGGAGAGATTGGCTGCTAGTCCTACTGAGACTCCTTTATAATGAGTGCTTCTCTCTTGCTGATTTTGGCGTTCCTTGTCTTTACCTTTGGGAAGTTCGCTCACCGCGCGGGGATCTCTTCTGACTTTATCCTGCTTGGAGCTCACTGGCTCCTTGGATGTGTGCATCGCTTTCCATCCAATTCAGGAAGCTTTCTACCATTATTGTCCGAGTATTCTTCcggcctctttctctcctctccttctgggactcccatGACGCATGTGTCTGCTTCATGATGTCCCACAGGTGTCTGTagctttgcttatttttcttcattcctttttcttccgATTCCTCAGAATGGATAATCTCAACTGACCTGTCTTCAAACAGCCCAAATCTACTATGGAGCCCCTccggtgaattttttttttaataccagttATTATACTTCTCAATTCCAGAATTCCTATTTGGTTCCCTTTTATAATTCCTATCTCTTCACTGACATTCTCTATTTGGTAAGACCTCATTCCCATATTTTCTTTAGGTCTTTTCAAGTAAGGTCTCCCCAGGAGCCACCAGACAGATCACTGTAAATAGCTAAAATTCTTTGCAAGTCGGGTCCATTCTACTACCTCCAATACTGAGATGCAGGCTTTGTTCAGGACTATCACCCAGCTGGGGAGTGGGAGACAAAACCAACTAGGTCGAGGAAAAGTGCTACAAAGCTCACCGTTTTTACCAAAAGTCAAGAATCTTCCTGAATGGGCACTTCTCAGGTTGCTGCAAGGCTTTGGTTagtttccagagttctgaaaaagatCAAGTCTGACAATATTTGCcagtttttggttgtttttatgaAATGGCTCACTTTTGCATGtccttcttctgcctttttcACCGATGTTCCCCTTTGCCTCTCGAGCCCGTGCCAGTGCGGCCTCTTTCTTCCTGTTGTGTCACTGAAATGCTCGTCAAGGTCACCAGGGACCTCCGTGCTGCTAAGACCTCAGTTTCCAGTGCTTTTGTCCCCTGACCGGACAGCCACTTTGGAACCAGCTGCTCTCCCCCTGGCACTCCTTGTCTTGGAGCCCAGGCCTTTGGCCACTCACTCTCTGCCCCCTGTGCTGGCACCTTGTCTCCCGACCCCTGCTCCCTGGAAGCCCAGGGCTCAGCCCAGTGCGCCGCCCTTTGCATCCATTGGTGATGAAGGTCTCCTGGCACCACACGTAAACGTCAGGCCCTGACACCTCTCCTGGGCTTGGGCCTTCCACCCCCATGGCCCATCAGCGCCACATCTGCAA of Manis javanica isolate MJ-LG chromosome 4, MJ_LKY, whole genome shotgun sequence contains these proteins:
- the TTLL10 gene encoding inactive polyglycylase TTLL10 isoform X2 — encoded protein: MGSSPEEGHLHRLSQLDQDADLLDDAATARPQAVLPESRLLEGEKPPCSTGQGPFFYIGGTNGASIISSYCKSKGWQRLQDSRREDYMLKWCEVKCRDSYHSFREGEQLLYQLPNNKVLTTKIGLLSALREYSRIMNKTNKTALCAQARVLKMEEFFPETYRLDIRDEREAFFALFDETQIWICKPTASNQGKGIFLLRNQEEVAALQAKIQSIDHDPIYRKMPLRAPQPRVVQRYIQNPLLLDGKKFDVRSYLLIACATPYMVFFGHGYARLTLSLYNPHSSDLSGHLTNQFMQKKSPLYVLLKDDTVWSMDHLNRYINDKFRKTKGLPRDWVFTTFTKRMQQIMAHCFQAVKSKLQCKLGYFDLIGCDFLIDENFKVWLLEMNSNPALHTNCEVLKEVIPGVVTETLDLALETFGKSSGSQKMLPLRSQRRFALLHNGDADLRPRPGGFRSSPPLRAAARPPACRPGGAPGSEPPRAGGGDPTRGPSRKDAGHRRPLGDL
- the TTLL10 gene encoding inactive polyglycylase TTLL10 isoform X1 produces the protein MQTSWMMLPQPGPRPSSRRAGCWRGRSRHAALGRAPSSTSEAPTGPPCEWWGLGSSPSELPSPAGPQAPGPLLPAPCRISSYCKSKGWQRLQDSRREDYMLKWCEVKCRDSYHSFREGEQLLYQLPNNKVLTTKIGLLSALREYSRIMNKTNKTALCAQARVLKMEEFFPETYRLDIRDEREAFFALFDETQIWICKPTASNQGKGIFLLRNQEEVAALQAKIQSIDHDPIYRKMPLRAPQPRVVQRYIQNPLLLDGKKFDVRSYLLIACATPYMVFFGHGYARLTLSLYNPHSSDLSGHLTNQFMQKKSPLYVLLKDDTVWSMDHLNRYINDKFRKTKGLPRDWVFTTFTKRMQQIMAHCFQAVKSKLQCKLGYFDLIGCDFLIDENFKVWLLEMNSNPALHTNCEVLKEVIPGVVTETLDLALETFGKSSGSQKMLPLRSQRRFALLHNGDADLRPRPGGFRSSPPLRAAARPPACRPGGAPGSEPPRAGGGDPTRGPSRKDAGHRRPLGDL